In Oryza sativa Japonica Group chromosome 11, ASM3414082v1, the following are encoded in one genomic region:
- the LOC4350759 gene encoding arginine-specific demethylase JMJ22 → MPSAFHSLLLPAIRNPKPSRRRGRGRGGSKRPKKTTKSKNRLADAAAGDATAFHLKTSARAGPGGAGSGRRGDGGCLVQPLGNLLLLGGGGNLRDAGLGALRPLPDDVLLDVLGLLAARDLARLSAASRALYVVASHDPLWRALVLDELGGDFAFSGSWRATYIAAASGGRAHLPPRGLEIRGFYSDYLFQSWLCANMEMRPEWLHRDTIDRRRGMSVEQFVSEFEEPNRPVLLEGCLESWPALQKWTREHLLKVSAGKEFAVGPVSMTLDRYLQYADNVQEERPLYLFDAKFTEKVPEMGRDYEVPAYFREDLFGVLGEERPDHRWVIIGPAGSGSSFHVDPNSTSAWNAVIKGAKKWVMFPPEVVPPGVHPSADGAEVTSPVSIMEWFMNFYGACKTWEKRPVECICRAGEVVFVPNGWWHLVINLEESIAITQNYVSRRNLLNVLDFLKRPNASELVSGTTDRVNLHDKFRNAIDMTYPGMIKQLELEAQQKAAARKKKVSFWESAVDANTGGFKFSF, encoded by the exons atgCCGAGCGccttccactccctcctcctccccgccatTCGCAACCCCAAACCtagccgtcgccgcggccgcggccgcggcggcagcaAACGCCCCAAGAAGACCACCAAATCCAAGAaccgcctcgccgacgccgccgccggagacgccACCGCCTTCCACCTGAAGACCTCCGCGCGCGCCGGTCCGGGGGGTGCCGGGAGCGGCCGGCGAGGCGATGGGGGATGCCTCGTGCAGCCGCTCggcaacctcctcctcctcggcggcggcggcaacctccgcgacgcggggctcggcgcgctcCGCCCGCTCCCCGACGACGTCCTCCTCGACGTGCTCGGCCTGCTCGCGGCGCGCGACCTCGCTAGGCTCTCCGCGGCGTCGAGGGCGCTCTACGTCGTCGCCTCCCACGACCCGCTCTGGCGGGCGCTCGTCCTCGACGAGCTCGGCGGGGACTTCGCCTTCTCGGGCTCGTGGCGCGCCACCTacatcgccgccgcgtcgggcgGCCGCGCCCACCTCCCCCCGCGGGGCCTAGAGATCAGGGGGTTCTACTCCGACTACCTCTTCCAGAGCTGGCTCTGCGCCAACATGGAGATGCGGCCGGAGTGGCTCCACCGGGACACCATCGATCGCCGCCGCGGCATGTCCGTCGAGCAATTCGTCTCCGAATTCGAGGAGCCCAATAGGCCGGTGCTTCTGGAAGGCTGCCTCGAGAGCTGGCCAGCATTGCAGAAGTGGACCAGGGAGCACTTGCTGAAGGTCTCGGCCGGGAAGGAGTTCGCCGTCGGGCCGGTGAGCATGACGCTGGATAGGTACCTCCAGTATGCCGACAATGTGCAGGAGGAGAGGCCATTGTACCTGTTCGATGCCAAGTTCACCGAGAAGGTGCCGGAGATGGGGAGGGACTATGAGGTGCCGGCGTACTTCCGAGAGGACCTATTCGGGGTGCTTGGGGAGGAAAGGCCGGACCACCGATGGGTTATCATTGGGCCGGCAGGTTCAGGGTCGTCGTTTCATGTTGATCCAAACTCGACATCGGCGTGGAATGCTGTGATCAAGGGAGCCAAGAAGTGGGTGATGTTCCCACCGGAGGTGGTGCCGCCAGGAGTTCATCCAAGTGCGGATGGAGCAGAAGTCACTAGCCCTGTATCTATCATGGAATGGTTCATGAATTTTTATGGGGCATGTAAGACCTGGGAAAAGAGGCCTGTTGAGTGTATATGCCGGGCTGGAGAGGTGGTTTTTGTGCCTAATGGATGGTGGCATTTGGTTATCAATCTGGAGGAATCTATTGCGATTACTCAGAATTATGTGAGCAG GAGGAATCTGTTGAATGTTCTTGACTTTCTCAAGAGGCCCAATGCAAGTGAACTTGTATCAGGGACTACAGACAGGGTAAACCTGCATGACAAGTTCCGCAATGCCATCGATATGACTTATCCTGGGATGATTAAACAGCTTGAACTTGAAGCTCAGCAGAAGGCTGCTGCTCGCAAGAAGAAAGTCTCGTTCTGGGAATCTGCGGTAGATGCCAATACTGGAGGATTCAAGTTCTCATTCTGA
- the LOC107276457 gene encoding structural maintenance of chromosomes protein 5 — protein sequence MATSAARAAKRARIAAPPPPTPTPTHLRRGDGGYVPGNIVEIELSNFMTYHRLACRPGPRLNLVLGPNGSGKSSLVCAIALALAADPGVLGRVASVGAFVKRGEESGHVKISLAGTHPNTLSASRGRSIPRTSPSGSSMAPLCQERKLLISSRNSIFKLIT from the exons ATGGCgacctccgccgcgcgcgccgccaagCGCGCCAGGatcgccgccccgccgccgccgacgccgacgccgacgcatctgcggcgcggggacggcggctaCGTGCCGGGGAACATCGTCGAGATCGAGCTCTCCAACTTCATGACCTACCACCGCCTCGCCTGCCGCCCAGGCCCCCGCCTCAACCTCGTCCTCGGCCCCAACGGCTCCGGCAAGAGCTCCCTCGTCTGCGccatcgccctcgccctcgccgctgACCCCGGC GTTCTCGGGAGGGTGGCCAGCGTCGGGGCGTTCGTCAAGAGGGGGGAGGAGTCCGGCCATGTCAAGATTTCACTCGCGGGAACACACCCGAACACATTATCCGCATCACGAGGAAGATCGATACCAAGAACAAGTCCGAGTGGCAGCTCGATG GCGCCACTGTGCCAAGAAAGGAAGTTGTTGATCTCATCAAGAAATTCAATATTCAAGTTAATAACTTAA
- the LOC107276452 gene encoding GATA transcription factor 19 has translation MDNPTPSSSSGGGGAAAAANASSDEHRKTSPATAADFFDEEHTFDDILLPVDLFDFTHGLDAGDGCYVDDQAAIGQKPLSPAPEPAAEQQPSPAPEHGDDERLVMYYQGQEYIFDPVQPQKIENIFHHLNGQEMIPQSIRPQPTNLVRPITVPEDFDRFAALTRYREKKRNIKFIKKADYSARKEVALRMKRSKGKFAPRVQTSENSLAHRKGITFCTNCGESSDATPMMRHAPNGTKSFCNACGLMWANSRKIRKIRNPTSGEQEDQ, from the exons ATGGACAACccgacgccgtcgtcgagctccggcggtggcggcgccgccgccgccgccaatgccAGCTCCGACGAGCACCGCAagacgtcgccggcgacggccgctGATTTCTTCGACGAGGAGCACACCTTCGACGATATCCTGCTCCCGGTGGACTTGTTCGACTTCACGCACGGactcgacgccggcgacggctgtTACGTAGACGATCAGGCTGCGATTGGGCAGAAGCcgctgtcgccggcgccggagccggcggCAGAGCAgcagccgtcgccggcgccggagcacgGCGACGATGAGCGGCTGGTGATGTACTACCAAGGACAGGAGTACATCTTCGACCCCGTGCAGCCGCAGAAG ATTGAAAATATCTTCCACCATCTGAATGGACAGGAGATGATTCCACAGAGCATCAGGCCACAACCCACTAACCTG GTAAGACCCATCACTGTTCCCGAGGACTTCGACAGGTTTGCTGCGCTGACGCGGTAtagggagaaaaagaggaacatCAAGTTCATCAAGAAGGCGGATTACAGTGCCCGAAAGGAAGTCGCTTTGCG GATGAAACGCAGCAAAGGGAAATTTGCACCTAGGGTTCAGACCTCTGAAAATTCCTTGGCACACAGAAAGGGGATAACTTT CTGCACCAACTGTGGTGAAAGCAGCGACGCCACACCCATGATGCGCCATGCTCCCAATGGAACCAAATCATTTTGCAATGCTTGTGGGTTGATGTGGGCGAACTCG AGAAAAATAAGAAAGATCAGAAACCCAACTTCCGGGGAGCAAGAAGATCAATAA